One Dictyostelium discoideum AX4 chromosome 3 chromosome, whole genome shotgun sequence genomic region harbors:
- a CDS encoding tesmin/TSO1-like, CXC domain-containing protein codes for MDNITTSIINNTGITNNNNNNNNNNNNNNNNNNNNNNNNNNNNNNNNNNNNNGGIRIINNKKNNSNINTNKEDVDVNDNNDDEYQEENNDDDDDDDDDDINNKNEKESNLASTQNSNSSGGGGGGGGSGGAGGGSVGSNKRSKNGSNLKTIWSENSSMDDSSDTPSIEASISLSSLSSTISRLNSNTSNITTTTSFATSNSLGEIGSNSNSNSIKNINNSNNIVSNSNNNNNNNNNNNNNNNNNNNNNNNNNNNNNNNNNNNNNNNNNNNNNNNNNNNNNNNNNNNNNNNNNNSPIMGFNTPSLPMAQNQININLNNLNNNNNQQQQQNNGYSLSPSSTPSSSLSSSSNNISSGNSGECKKCHCKNSKCLKMYCECFAAKVLCNGCLCFGCQNNEANIEKVERARFQTLERNPDAFNPKIKPSNSKINNQIIIDKHSKGCHCRKSSCLKKYCECFQASIPCNENCKCYDCKNQAHHHLHHPDNGGTIINNNNNNNNNNNNHNNNNNNNLNSIKKLNEKKMNKNKKSETLTPSMLTPQSIETTPSPINSNGNFSNNSSGGSNRGVQEFQFQQPQQLQLQHQLQFHQQLLQQQQQQQQQQQQQQQQQQQQQQQQQQQQQQQQQQQQQQHHTEQVQLQQQQQQHPQQYHHHNQHFNNKTLSPFVNNISPFLNHHIENNNNNNNNNNNNNNNNIHHQQLSNKRQKVTHGNDTIGQDQTEINLLNQFKNELIQKSFVSLAHSHLTNNRIKNMAIDLLSLASNTDKINNNNNNNSVRGNCNENKKEDETLDNKENIENSNNNNNNNKINGKITTTTTSKSNQNEKLSLLCDEELEINTDPTNNNNNINNNNNNNNNNNNNNNNNNNNLFTEQSIKMSYIKRETEILRSFSSFLKGIIKNSDTTFQINK; via the exons ATGGATAATATAACAAcaagtattattaataatactggtatcacaaataataataataataataataataataataataataataataataataataataataataataataataataataataataataataataataataataacaataacaatggtggcattagaattattaataataaaaaaaataatagcaatataaatacaaataaagaGGATGTGGAcgttaatgataataatgatgatgaatatcAAGAAGAGAATAACGACGATGATGACGACGATGACGAcgatgatattaataataaaaatgaaaaagagaGTAATTTAGCTAGCACacaaaatagtaatagtagtggcggaggtggtggaggtggtggaAGTGGTGGCGCAGGTGGTGGCAGTGTTGGTAGTAATAAAAGAAGTAAAAATGGaagtaatttaaaaacaatatggTCAGAGAATTCATCTATGGATGATTCATCAGATACGCCATCAATTGAAGCATCTATTTCTTTGTCATCATTATCCTCAACTATTTCTAGattaaatagtaatacaTCCAATATTACAACTACCACTTCTTTTGCTACTTCTAATAGTTTAGGTGAAAttggtagtaatagtaacagtaatagtattaaaaatataaacaatagtaataatatagttagtaatagtaataataataataataataataataataataataataataataataataataataataataataataataataataataataataataataataataataataataataataataataataataataataataataataataataataataataataataataataataataataataataataataataataataatagcccAATAATGGGATTTAATACACCGAGTTTACCTATGgcacaaaatcaaattaatataaatttaaataacctcaacaacaacaacaaccagcaacaacaacaaaataatggATATTCACTATCACCTtcatcaacaccatcatcttcactctcttcatcatcaaataatatatcaAGTGGAAATAGTGGAGAATGTAAAAAATGTCATTGTAAGAATTCAAAATGTTTGAAAATGTATTGTGAATGCTTTGCTGCAAAGGTATTATGTAATGGTTGTTTATGTTTTGGTTGTCAAAATAATGAGGCAAACattgaaaaagttgaaaGAGCAAGATTTCAAACTTTAGAAAGAAATCCAGATGCTTTTAATCCGAAAATTAAaccttcaaattcaaaa ataaataatcaaattataattgataaacaTTCAAAAGGTTGCCATTGTAGAAAAAGTAGTTGTTTAAAGAAATATTGTGAATGTTTTCAAGCTAGTATACCATGTAATGAGAATTGTAAATGTTATGATTGTAAGAATCAAGCCCATCATCATTTACATCATCCTGATAATGGAGGTActatcattaataataacaacaacaataataataacaacaacaaccataacaataacaataataataatttaaatagtattaaaaaattaaatgaaaagaaaatgaataaaaataaaaaatctgaaACATTAACACCATCAATGTTAACACcacaatcaattgaaacaacACCTTCACCcattaatagtaatggtaattttagtaataatagtagtggtggaAGTAATAGAGGTGTTCaagaatttcaatttcaacaacctcaacaattacaattgcaacatcaattacaatttcaccaacaattattacaacaacaacagcaacaacaacaacaacaacaacaacaacaacaacaacaacaacaacaacaacaacaacaacaacaacaacaacaacaacaacaacagcaacagcaacagcaacaccATACTGAACAAgttcaattacaacaacagcagcaacaacatccacaacaataccaccaccacaatcaacactttaataataaaaccttATCaccatttgtaaataatatatcaccttttttaaatcaccatattgaaaataataataataataataataataataataataataataataataatatccaccaccaacaattaAGTAATAAAAGACAAAAAGTAACCCATGGAAATGATACGATTGGGCAAGATCAAAcggaaataaatttattaaaccaGTTTAAgaatgaattaattcaaaaatcatTTGTGAG TCTTGCACATTCACATTTAACAAACAACAGAATCAAAAATATGgctattgatttattatctttGGCAAGTAATActgataaaataaacaataataataataataattctgtTAGAGGCAAttgtaatgaaaataaaaaagaggATGAAACTTTggataataaagaaaatatagagaatagtaataataataacaataataataaaattaatggaaaaataactactacaactacttccaaatcaaatcaaaatgaaaaattatctttACTTTGTGATGAAGAGTTAGAAATCAATACAGatccaacaaataataataataatattaataataataataataataataataataataataataataataataataataataataaccttTTTACAgaacaatcaattaaaatgtCATATATAAAGAGAGAAACAGAAATTTTAagatcattttcatcatttttaaagggtataattaaaaattccgATACaacttttcaaataaataaataa